GCCATTTTGACGTTTTTTTTGTCCACCGAGATGCCAAACTGCTCTTTTACCGCATCGGCTATCTGTGCGGTAGTGACGCTTCCGAAAAGCCTTCCTCCGTCGCCAGCACTGACCGACACCGCTACCTGCCTATCCTGAAGCTTTTTTTTATCCTCTTCCGCCTTCGACCTGGCCTGCTGCTCCTTTTTAGCCTGAGACTCGTTTTTTTCCCTCAGCTGCTTCATGTTGGCCGAGTCGGCCTCCAGGGCCAATCCCTTGGGAAAGAGGAAATTTCTGGCGTAGCCGTCGGACACCTCTACGACCTGGTTTTTAGAGCCTAGCTTCTTTACGTCTTCTTTTAGTATAACTTTCATTTAAGTCACCTCCGGTATTTAGTTCTTATGTTGGCCCACAGGTCGGTCAGACCGAGGACCACGGCGATCTGGGACAATAAGGGGATGAGGACCACCAGCGTCATTAGGGCTATTCTCCATCCCCGGGATATGGACCTATACTCCATGTAATCCCAGGCAAGGGAGAGACCCTGAATCATGAATATCATGCTGACCAAGAGCCTTAGGTTAAGGCCCACCCTCGAAAGCAAGGGGTCCTTTAAGGTGCTCTCGAATAGCAACAGAACCACCGAAAGGGCAAAAGCCCAGAGCAGGCTTTTAGGAAA
The uncultured Dethiosulfovibrio sp. genome window above contains:
- the rplI gene encoding 50S ribosomal protein L9 codes for the protein MKVILKEDVKKLGSKNQVVEVSDGYARNFLFPKGLALEADSANMKQLREKNESQAKKEQQARSKAEEDKKKLQDRQVAVSVSAGDGGRLFGSVTTAQIADAVKEQFGISVDKKNVKMADAIKSLGSYSFSVKLYHSVEVSMTLKVEAL